In Haematobia irritans isolate KBUSLIRL chromosome 1, ASM5000362v1, whole genome shotgun sequence, a genomic segment contains:
- the LOC142235872 gene encoding uncharacterized protein LOC142235872 yields MILNGLLTGDEGDLREEARVLCLVAVACADKLGYNYQPVGHSDSGLSFTPGTGAAPSAGGAVSNDAPSSFAPAAEFEKEFYTFSADESEFDDGSAAERAANSVKQGLRVVFIKGPENKGLEDAALALAKSASAQQTAIYVLNKQTDIGELANKLNAVNSGANSKPEVHFVKYRTAEDAANAQRTIQSQYDSLGGNSQNINGGVAPVLNFASQGAAVRTAAPQTPQNAYLPSSVLRFRA; encoded by the exons ATGATATTAAATGGATTACTAACTGGTGATGAGGGTGATCTTAGAGAAGAGGCCCGT GTATTGTGTTTGGTTGCTGTGGCTTGTGCCGATAAATTGGGTTACAACTACCAACCCGTTGGTCATTCCGACAGTGGATTGTCTTTCACTCCTGGTACAGGTGCTGCTCCCAGTGCTGGTGGTGCTGTATCCAACGATGCTCCTTCTAGCTTTGCTCctgctgctgaattcgaaaaggaATTCTACACTTTCTCCGCTGATGAAAGTGAATTCGATGATGGAAGTGCTGCTGAACGTGCTGCCAATAGCGTGAAACAAGGTCTCCGTGTTGTTTTCATCAAAGGCCCCGAAAACAAGGGTCTCGAAGATGCTGCCCTCGCTTTGGCCAAATCTGCTTCCGCTCAACAAACCGCCATCTATGTCCTCAACAAACAAACCGATATCGGAGAGTTGGCCAACAAACTCAATGCCGTCAACAGTGGTGCCAACAGCAAACCCGAAGTTCATTTCGTCAAATACCGTACCGCTGAGGATGCTGCCAATGCCCAAAGAACCATCCAATCTCAATACGATTCCTTGGGTGGAAACTCCCAAAACATCAATGGTGGTGTTGCTCCCGTTCTTAACTTTGCTTCTCAAGGTGCTGCTGTCCGCACTGCTGCTCCTCAAACTCCCCAAAATGCTTACTTGCCATCGTCGGTCTTGCGTTTCCGTGCTTAA